The DNA sequence TTTCATCCTGTAGTTTTTTCAGGTCCTGAACTGTGATCTCTTTCATGATTTTTTAATTTTAGTTTTATGGACGGATTTGAAATTCTAGCTATTTAACTGCACAGTTAAGTGCAATTGTTTCCGTATCATGGCAAGTTACTGCAAATTTTAGATTCGCTTGCTCGATATATGGAATTATTTGCGGATAGGGCCTTGCTGAGGTAATAACATAATGGGTGAATTTTTGAAATTCAGTAAACAAAATTGAATGTAATTTGAAAATTGTGCTATAATTTCCTTAGAAATATCAAATTTTTGCGATCTATCCCTTAATTTGGCATTTAATCCAAACAAAACGCTTTGAAATTGCTTATCAGAAATGGTTAGAAACAAATTTCAACCCAATTGTTAGGATTAAACATACAGATTAGTAGTAAAAATATAAACAGCATGAGAATAGAACTGAACAGACTCAATGAGGGAATTTACTTTGAAGGTGTAAGTGAAGAAGGCAATACAGTCAGAATGGATGGCAAAGCTGGCTCTGAACTAGGAGAAGGTAAAGCCATGAGTCCGATGCAGTTGGTGCTGACAGCTGTAGCGGGGTGCAGTGTGATCGATATTGTAGGGATTTTGAAGAAGCAGCGTCAGGATTTGAGAGATGTGAAAATCGTCGTGGATGGTGATAGAGCAGATGCTGTTCCCGCTCCTTTCACGAAAGTACATATCCATTTTGACTTCTATGGAAACCTTGATGAAACGAAAGTGGCACGTGCCGTTGAGTTGGGTGTAGATAAGTACTGCTCTGTAGGAGAAAT is a window from the Limibacter armeniacum genome containing:
- a CDS encoding OsmC family protein — encoded protein: MRIELNRLNEGIYFEGVSEEGNTVRMDGKAGSELGEGKAMSPMQLVLTAVAGCSVIDIVGILKKQRQDLRDVKIVVDGDRADAVPAPFTKVHIHFDFYGNLDETKVARAVELGVDKYCSVGEMVNKTADITHSFKIHP